CAACTCACGCGGCCGGGCCCGCGAGCGCGCCGAGAAGCGCGCCTACGGCCACCAGAAGAACGCCGGCTCCCGGAAGGGCAAGTCCGGCGGCCGCCAGGACCCCAAGGAGGACTGGGAGAGCCGCATCCGCGCACAGCGGAACCGGCTGCGCGAGATGCGAGACGACGGTGACCTGTCGAGTTCGGAGTACCGCGAGCTCTACGACCAGGCTGGCGGTGGCGAGTTCGACAGCGTCGCCGACATGGAGCGATTCATCGACAATCAGTACGGAGGCGAATGACATGGCAACAGGACCACGATACAAGGTGCCGATGCGGCGTCGCCGCGAGGCACGAACCGATTACCACCAGAGGTTGCGCCTGCTGAAATCCGGGAAACCCCGGCTGGTCGCTCGCAAGAGCAACCAGCATACTACGGCGCAGCTGATCGTCACTGGCCCGCAGGGCGACGAGACGGTCGCGAGCGCACACTCCAGCGATCTCGAGGAGTTCGGCTGGGAGGCTCCCACCGGGAACCTGCCCGCCGCCTATCTCACGGGACTGCTGGCAGGCAAGCGCGCGCTCGCGAACGGATTCGAGGAGGCCGTGCTCGACATCGGCCTCAACACCGCCACGCCGGGCAGTAAGGTGTTCGCAGTACAGGAAGGTGCAATCGACGCCGGGCTCGAGATCCCCCACAACGACAGCGTGCTCGCCGACTGGGAGCGCACCAGTGGCGAACACATCGCCGAGTACGCCGAACAGCTCGACGAGCCGCTGTACTCCGGGGAGTTCGATGCCACGGAGCTGCCGTCGCACTTCAGCGACGTGCGAGAGACACTGATGGAGGCTGAACTATGAGCAACGGATGGGAACCGCGCACGCGGCTCGGCCGGAAGGTACAGGAGGGCGAGATCG
This Halorientalis sp. IM1011 DNA region includes the following protein-coding sequences:
- a CDS encoding 50S ribosomal protein L19e, encoding MTDLSAQKRLASDILDVGKNKIWFDPEEQGEIADAITREDVRELIDQGTIQSEDAKGNSRGRARERAEKRAYGHQKNAGSRKGKSGGRQDPKEDWESRIRAQRNRLREMRDDGDLSSSEYRELYDQAGGGEFDSVADMERFIDNQYGGE
- a CDS encoding 50S ribosomal protein L18, which produces MATGPRYKVPMRRRREARTDYHQRLRLLKSGKPRLVARKSNQHTTAQLIVTGPQGDETVASAHSSDLEEFGWEAPTGNLPAAYLTGLLAGKRALANGFEEAVLDIGLNTATPGSKVFAVQEGAIDAGLEIPHNDSVLADWERTSGEHIAEYAEQLDEPLYSGEFDATELPSHFSDVRETLMEAEL